In the Primulina eburnea isolate SZY01 chromosome 15, ASM2296580v1, whole genome shotgun sequence genome, CCTTTTAATGGTTTCTGGGTCGGGGTGCTCTGCATGTATTGTTCGTGCTTTCATGTTCCTCTGCCGAAATATATCAAAAGTTGTCATCAGTTCCTTCCGTTTTTGTCCCATCTCTTTATTTTATCTGAGATGTTTTCCTCCTGTgattgtcatatatatatatatatatatatatatatatatatatatatatatatatatatatatatatatatatatatatatatatatatatatatatttatttataatttataatacCACAGGGTATATGCATGCATGCGCGCAGTTTGGCTCACATGCATCATGCATGCATGTTATagtaaaaataaaagattttaatGATATCATTATTATAATGGCATAGGAATTCGTGGTCAAGCTGCAAAATTATTCTGTTTACTTTGTCTGTTtcttattatttcattatttaggAAAAAAGTATAagattacaaaaaataaaagttgAGCCGTGAGATGATTAAGTTGGAGATAAAATTGAATCTTGTAAAATTAATGCTAAAGTAAGTTCATATATCATTTAGCATGGGGACGATTATTGGCTTGAAAAAGAATATTCGCCAGAATTTGCTTCAAAAAGAACATTGATCAGCATGGGGATGATTATTGGTTTATTGATATTTTAGTTCTCGTAAAATTTTATTACATACTCTATCATTGAATTATATTTTGAGATCTCTCCTCTCTCTCatgcacaaatatatatatatatatatatatatatatatatatatatatatatatatatatatatatatatatatataatatgtatatGATGGTAATGTTATACCAAATTAATTAACGAGGACCATTTTTATATTAGTAATTAAGAAACACGATCTATTTATAAATAAAGAAACTAAATTAACTTTAAAAAAATCAGAGAACTTAAGCATATCCTTATCTCCGAGGTCTCAAGGAGTCAAAAGTTTAAATTGCGTGAAAGCAAACccgatcaaaaaaaaaaaaaaagagggttCTCCAATACTTATCAGAATCCCATGCAATCATTGTAATCTTAAACCAATCACTAGAAAAAAAACGTCGCCCTTTGACCCACCAAAACAATTAATTGATTCCTAGTAATAAAAACGAAGAGTTGTCATGCCACCACGTGCACTATATGTAttataaaaaccatataataaaGTATCTCACAATTAATTTATTTGCTTCAAGAAAAGTCAAGCTTCTGACGTGAAAGCTAGCTCCATCCCCACTctcaccacacacacacacacatacatacatatgagtgagtctcatatgagactgtctcacgggtcataatccgtgagacgggtcaaccatatccatattcacaataaaaagttatactttttcatagatgacccaaataagagacccgtctcacaaatacgactcgtgagaccgtctcacacaagtttttgtctatatatatatatatatatatatatatatatatatatatgtatataactATAAGTGTGTACATGTAGAGAATATTCGAGATATATGTCAAGATAGAAGTTAAATAATCAATATCTTTATTAGAAATAAAAGTACATGGTGTTGAATAAATTTCTATAAATAAATATCTGAAGTGCAATgcataattttatattataaaagaTTACGTTACATCAAGCTGTAAGCTAAATTTGACTGCAATCACTTATTGATGTGGTTGAGTGAAAGAAACCTTAAAAATAAGAAGACAAAAGCCGCAAGAATACAAAGGACGACGTGTCCAATAATCGcgatcttcttttttcttcggcCTAACTCTAAAACCCACCCTCTTCGTCTTATTATGTCCACGTGTCTTCTACCATTTTTGTTTTCgcacaaacaaaataaaaataaaatatgcaaCTTGTTAATTAATTATGAAGACATCCCAGACTAAGCAACCTagcttttttgttgttttttttggaaaaaataaaaaaacaattgtagaaattaaatttttttattaattgttattataaattataaaataataaaatgtgGAAAGTCAATTTAGTGATTAATGTCCCACGTAAAAGGTTGACAACGACTGTGACGTCATTGGGCCTGTGGCCGCCAGCCTGGTGAGAAACACGCTACAGTCGTCGGCAGTACAATTTCTACAATAATCGTGTGCTTGTAGATGATGCACTATCCCACCGCACGATTTactgaaataaataaattcatttgagaaatataaattttattttaattttcatttaaggaaaaaaaaaaaagaagaagaagctaTAATTAGACATGGAAAATGAAGGGTTTAATTGTACATGCAACATTTTCCATTATATTTTTACCTTGATTTTAGATATATAAGTCCATTAAAAtggatttatttataaataaatttaattaggtGTGCGAAATAAGCAAATATAGATACACCTGCTCTTGGATAAGGTCGGCCACACGATAGGCGAACTATAGTACGTGTCAGATTTTTAACGGCGATGCATTGGCCCTACGTTTTTACACTCCGAAAAGGACGACCGTACTTATCTATTTCTTTTATATTATTCCATATTCTATAAATACCCGCTGTATTTCTCCATTTTTCggagaaaaaaaaagagattaaatctttaattgaaaaacaaaatattttgcaGATCTCGTCTGAATTATTATTAGGAAAACATGGGACTCCAAGACACGGACCCGCTTTCACAGCTGACGTTGCCTCCCGGATTCCGGTTCTACCCGACTGATGAAGAGCTTTTGGTGCAGTACCTTTGCAGGAAAGTTGCAGGCCATCAATTCTCTCTGCAGATAATCGGTGATATCGATTTGTATAAATTTGATCCTTGGGATCTACCAAGTAAATACCTAACAGTGTATACATATCATTTTAACGGACCATGTTTCGCTCGAAATTTACATTTAAAAGAAACGATTTTGTGCAGGCAAAGCTGTATTTGGAGAAAAAGAATGGTATTTTTTCAGTCCAAGAGACAGAAAGTATCCGAATGGATCGCGGCCAAATAGAGTTGCAGGGTCTGGATACTGGAAAGCCACCGGGACTGATAAGATCATCACAACACAAGGAAGAAAAGTCGGTATAAAAAAAGCCCTCGTTTTTTACATTGGAAAGGCACCTAAAGGGACAAAAACCAATTGGATTATGCACGAGTACAGGCTTTCTGAATCTCCAAGAAAAAGCGGCACCTCTAGGGTAAGAAAATTCACTTTTAAAAATACTATTTTGTTTGCTCGATATGTTGAATTTGAGCTTGATGGgtttttcgttttttttttttgtttttagctGGATGATTGGGTCCTGTGCCGAATTTACAAAAAGAATTCAAGTGGGCAGAAACCCGCCATCTCTGGAGTCCAGAGCAAGGAGTATAGTCACGGTTCGTCTTCGTCTTGTTCATCTCAGTATGACGACGTTTTGGAATCCTTGCCGGTCATTGATGACCGTTTCTTGTCTCTGCCAAGCATGAATCACATGAGCAACTTTCCGCAAGAAGATCAGAAGCTGAATCTGCAGCAATTGGGCTCCGGGAATTTTGATTGGGCCACTTTAGCTGGGCTTACCTCGTTTACTGAAATCGTTCCAGCCCAGCAAGTTGGTCCGACCCAGAATCAACAGTTGAACGCAAATGGAGGAAATGACATGTACGCCCCTTCCTTGCCTCAAATTGGGAGTAGTTTTGTCGAAGACGAAGTAGAGAGCAGGATCCGATCTCGACACATATTGGACAATTCCAGATTATTTCCTGGAAACCCGAGCCCGTTCACTCCGAGCTTTTCCAACGGGTTTGACCCATTCCGAGTTCGTCCCCCGACCCACGGCAGCGGATTCGGGTTTTCCCAATGAAAAGTGGATAAAGACAAAGAAAATGTTAAATTAGTGGTGTAAATACTTGAAATTCATTGGGCAGACATTTTggctttattatttttttataacaaTGTTTATTTATTCAATAGACAGAGGAGATTGAAGCCAAATTGTTGGCTATAGCAATGAAGCAACTGGCCAGATTTGAAAGTTCAATAGAAAGTGATTTGTTTTCATTCATTGTATTGACATTTGCTTGCGAAAACT is a window encoding:
- the LOC140815016 gene encoding NAC domain-containing protein JA2L-like gives rise to the protein MGLQDTDPLSQLTLPPGFRFYPTDEELLVQYLCRKVAGHQFSLQIIGDIDLYKFDPWDLPSKAVFGEKEWYFFSPRDRKYPNGSRPNRVAGSGYWKATGTDKIITTQGRKVGIKKALVFYIGKAPKGTKTNWIMHEYRLSESPRKSGTSRLDDWVLCRIYKKNSSGQKPAISGVQSKEYSHGSSSSCSSQYDDVLESLPVIDDRFLSLPSMNHMSNFPQEDQKLNLQQLGSGNFDWATLAGLTSFTEIVPAQQVGPTQNQQLNANGGNDMYAPSLPQIGSSFVEDEVESRIRSRHILDNSRLFPGNPSPFTPSFSNGFDPFRVRPPTHGSGFGFSQ